In Bacteroidota bacterium, the DNA window GCTATAGATTTACCTAATAGTTTAAAATTTTCAATTTTCAAATCATTATGTTCAGCACTTATCTGTATTTTATATCCAATAGGAATTTCAATTTCACCAAAATCAATCCTCATACTTGAATTCTGTGCAATAATTACATTACTTGCAATTAATCCTATTATTACAATAACTATCTTTTTCATTTATCTTTTTTTAAAATTAAGCCCAACATTAGTATAAACGGAAAATCCCTCATATTTTCTTTATTATTTTTAAGTTTTAATTTCAATCTCATTGAAAGGATTTACAATTTCATTAAAATTTGCGCTTGATACATTTGTGTATATTTCAGTTGTTAAACTTAAGCCAAACCATCTAATTCAGTAATAATCTTGTAAGTTCATCTTTATTAACTTTTAAAATATGTAAAGATGGAGAAAAAAATGAATTTACGGTAGAAGAATTGTCTATATTGCACAAAATGCAAAAATGGATTTTGGTGAGTAATCATTTATGTTAAACCAAAAAATGAGAGAAAATCTTATCAAATATTACCTGACCTTCGGAAAACTATTCGGAAATTACATCTCTCTCCAAATTTCCCAAATTATTAAAAATACATATAAGCCAAATCTTTCACTATAAACCCGCTGGCTTGGGTTTAGTTCAATTCCGATTATTCATCGGGACTCAGTAGTTTTTCGCTGTTTTTATATTCTTAAGTGTTATCAGATTTTATTTATAAATTTATTAATCTCTCCCCAAAATAGATTTGGATCAATATCTTGTAAATTATTATGTCTTCCTCTTTCTATTGTTATCAAATTTTTAATTCCAGAATAGGTTTTAAAAAGAGATTCCCCCATATAATAAGGCACTACTTCATCATCAGTTCCATGAATAATAAGAATAGGAGATTTCAGGTTATTGATTTTCCCAATAGAATTAAAAGAATCACCAGCAACAGAAGTTAAAGATTCCATTCCCATAGCAGTAGCCATTTCTTTTCCTGAAGTTAAAGGTGTTATAAGTATGACTCCTTTAAAATTTCTTTCTTGCGATGTGTTTACTGCAACTGTAGTTCCTAATGATCTTCCAATTATTATAATGTCTTCCTCCGAATATCCTAAACTGTCTTTGGCAAAACCCAGCGCTGATTCACCATCAATATATATTCCTTTTTCACTTGGTTTCCCTGTGCTTTTTGCATAACCTCTATAACTAACTAAAAGAACATTTTGATTGATCTCATAAAGTTTATTTGCATAACCAAATCGACCATATAAATTACCAGCATTTCCATGAAAATAAATCACTAATGAATGATCTGAGCTGTCTGAATGATGAAAATAAAATGCTTGAATA includes these proteins:
- a CDS encoding alpha/beta hydrolase — its product is MRSKTTIILLQIIILTGCSNIRNGMTFFPDKKSKIPEENIPSHISEKRIKTTDKETIQAFYFHHSDSSDHSLVIYFHGNAGNLYGRFGYANKLYEINQNVLLVSYRGYAKSTGKPSEKGIYIDGESALGFAKDSLGYSEEDIIIIGRSLGTTVAVNTSQERNFKGVILITPLTSGKEMATAMGMESLTSVAGDSFNSIGKINNLKSPILIIHGTDDEVVPYYMGESLFKTYSGIKNLITIERGRHNNLQDIDPNLFWGEINKFINKI